In bacterium, the DNA window TTTGCTTGAAAAAATAGGCGTGCAGGATATTATATTCAAATCCGGAAATATGAAGGATATTTTCTCTCTCACGCGGGATATGACCGAAGAGGAAAAAGAACTTATCCAGAATATTGTGGATTTCATGTTCCGCCGGTTTATTTCTGTTGTAGCCGAGGGAAGAAATCTGCCCGCCGAAAACATAGAAGCTGTCGCGGATGCGAGGATTTTTACCAGCGATGAAGCGTTAAGGCTTGGGCTGATAGATGACATAGGATATATTGAGGATGCGATAGACAAAGTTAAAGAACTTGCGAACGCGCAGGAAGCAAAAATAATAAGATACAGAAAAGAAGCTACCCTGAGTGAAATTTTTCTGATGAAAATAGAAGATATCAATCCTATCTCGAAGATAACTAACAATAATCTGCCGGGCCTGTCCGGTTACGGCGGCTTCCGTTTTCTTTATTTGTGGAAAGCAAACCTGTGACAGAAAAAAGAACCGTTAACACTTATACTCATACAAAACCCTTGTCTCCCGGGGAAACAGAGAAATTAAAAACTGTATTGACGGAAAAGAATTTTATCTTTTCGCCGAAACCCTATACAGTGATAAATGCTAAAAATGAAGGGGTGTCGGTTTCAGTTTATAGTTCCGGTAAAATTGTGGTTCAGGGACGGAAAACAGCGGATTTTGTCGAATTTATACTGGAGCCGCTTGTTATAAAAGAACTTTCTTTCAGCGCTTCTTTTTTTGCGGATAATGACATGGCAAAAAGGATAGGTTCCGATGAAAGCGGTAAAGGTGATTTTTTCGGGCCTCTGGTAGTCAGCGGCGTTTGTGCTTACGGAGAAGAGATAGCTGAAATGGCAAAAGCCGGCGTCCGCGATTCGAAGAAAATAAAATCCGAGGCGAAAATCCATGCGCTGGAAAAAATAATTGCGAAAAATTCCGCGACGGAAACCGTTTCAATAAGTCCGAAGCGTTTTAATCAAATGTATATGAGCATGAAAAATATGAACAAAATTCTGGCGTGGGCGCATGCCTGTGTCATAGAGAATCTTATCAAACAGACGGGATGCAAACTTGTTGTGGTTGATAAATTTGCGCCGAAAACGACCCTGCTTCAGATGCTGAAAGAACACGGCCGGAAAGCCAGAATTATCCAGAGGACAAAAGCGGAATCGGATATAGTTGTGGCCGCGGCTTCGATTTGCGCCCGGGCGGCTTATCTAAAGGAGATGAAGCGTCTGGGTGATAAATACGGGGTAACCTTTCCCAAGGGGGGAGGGTCGGATAAAATCACCGATGCGCTGAAGACGTTCCTTTCAAAATACGGTAAAAATGAATTGGAAAATGTCGCAAAGATAAATTTCAAAACTTCCGATGGGTTTCTGTGATTGGTTAACTCTTGTCTTTTTCCCTGATGTCCGTTTCCATCTGGTCCTTCATTTCATCCAGGTCTTTTCTCAACCGTTTGAATTTGGAAAAGAATCTGGGAAGCATCCCTTCCAGAGCGAAGATTTCGGCCATTTCTTTCATCTTCCTGACAGGAGAGCCGAGGTAAACCTCATTTGAACGGAGCCTTTTTTTCATCGGTATTCCGCATTGAGCTCCCACGGTTACATTATCCTCTATGACGGCATAGTTTCCTACCCCGACCTGTCCGGCCAGAATACAGTTGTCTCCCACCTTTGAGCTTCCCGCTATCCCGACCTGTGAGATTATCAGGGTGTTTTTACCGATTTCGACATTATGCGCTATCATGACCAGATTGTCGATTTTTGTGCCGTTTTTGATTCTTGTAGAGCCCAGGGCGGCCCTGTCTATAGTTACATTTGCGCCGAGTTCAACGTTATCTTCAATTACTACATTTCCGACCTGAGGTATTTTACGGTAAGCGCCGCCGTCTTTCTCATAGCCGAATCCGTCGCTTCCTATAACAACACCCGAATGGATCCTGATATTATTGCCCAGAATACAGTTGTAATATATGGTAACCCCCGGGAATATTCTGCAGCCACTGCCTATCTTGACATTTTTCCCGAGGAAGGAATGGGATTCTATAATGGAATTTTCTCCTATGGAGCAGTTATCGGAGATAACGGCATATGGGCCTATATGGACATTTTTCGGTATATCGCAGTTCTTGCCTATAACGGCTGTATTGTGAATGGAAAGTTCGGGTTTCGGTTCAGGCGAAAAAAGTTCGACAACCAAAGCAAAAGCCACCCTGGGGTTTTTAACTTCTATGGTGGGTTTTTTTGATTTTCTGGTGCCTTCGGGAACTATTATCGCTTCCGCTTCCGTGATTTCGGCTTTTTCCATGTAATCGGGCGAAATGATATATATGATTTCGCCTTTTCTCGGATTCACAAGATTCCCGAAAGAGGTTATTTCTGTGTCGGGTTTGCCGTTAAGTCTTCCATTGCAAAGTGTTGCGATTTTATCTAATTTCATGTGAATTCTCTTTTTATTTGAAAAATTTGGAGTATTATTGCATAAAAAAACAAGGAAGCAAACAAAAAAATAAAAAAATAAAATCATAGGGGTCAGACCTTGAAATGTGAAATGATTTGACAAATTTTTTTCGACGGATATACTCTTGACATGCCGCGACTATATAGATCGCAAGCTAAAATACAGGGCAGGGATTTTGCCCGCAAGAGAGAAATATCGGCCATTGATCCAGAAATTCTGATAAACAGGGTTGCGGCATATTATGGCAAAAAGCCTGAACAGCTGAAAAAAGCCAAAAAAAGGCCGCTGCTTGCAAAAAAAATAGCAGTATATTTACTTAAGCGATTTACCGATATGACCAATGAATGTATCGGGAATCAATTTCAGATAAGTTATTCTGCGGTAAGTAAAATCAATAAGGATGTTATAGAGATAATGAAAAGAAGTGCGGATGTGAATGCTGAAGTGGAAGAGCTCATTTCACATTTCAAGGTCTGACCCCTATGGTTGCGGGCAGCGCGGGTTTATATATTCATGTTCCATTCTGCAAAAAAAAATGCGGATACTGTTCTTTTTACTCCGTTTGCCGCGGGGAAAATGCCGGAGCCGGATTTGTCGATGCCCTTAAAACCGAATTCAGAAAATATGATGCTTTGTGTTTTGATACGCTCTATATAGGAGGCGGTACGCCGACAGCTGTTTCGGATATGGATTTTGACAATATCTGCGATTTTGCTTTTCAGGTTAGCGGGGAGAAAACGGTTGAAGCGAATCCCGAAAGCCTTTCTTCGACTAAAATTTCGATTTTGAAGGAACACGGTTTCAACAGGTTAAGCATCGGATTGCAGTCTCCCGCGCGGAAGGACCTGAAATTCCTCGGCAGGATACATTCATTCGGTGATTTCCGGAAATGTTTCATAGCCGCAAGGTCCGCAGGTTTTAAAAATATCAACATAGATTTAATTTACGGTCTGGAAAACCAGAGTTTAAAAGAGTGGCTGAAGAACCTGGAAAAAATAACAGCATATGAACCTGAGCATATCTCATGTTATTGCCTTTCAATAGAAAAGGATTCCGGTTTTTATGAGTCGGCGGGTGAGAATCCAATAAGACTTCCGTGTGACGATATTACTGCCTCGATGTTTATTGAGACCCATAAATTTTTGGCTGATACAGGTTATATCCATTATGAGATATCTAATTTTGCGAAAAAGGCGAAAGAGTGCGCGCATAATATAAACTACTGGAAAAACGGGCAGTATGCGGGACTCGGGCCGTCAGCGTGGTCTTTTATCGATAATATCAGGTTCAGAAACATATCGGATTTAAACGGTTATCTGGCTTCTTCCGGCGCCGGCGAATCCTGTATCGAAGAGGAAGACAGGGTTGATGCGCGCGTCAGGTTTTATGAAACGATATGTATAGGTCTCAGGATGAAGGCCGGAGTAAACATTGAAAATGTCAGCAATACATATGACATCGATTTCTGGGGATGTTACCGGGAGATATTTAATAAACTGAATGAAGACGGGTTTCTGTTTATGGAAGACGGGTTCTTAAAACCTACGCTGAAAGGTATGCTTTTTCATAATACCATTGCCGCTGAATTCGTCCTGCTGTAGACTTCCCGGCCTGAAAACGGTTCATCTGGCCGTTTTTTCAAAAACCAGGATATTCTTATCTCCGGAGTTGGAGTAATAGACCTTATCCATGACCTGATGTATCAGGTAGATGCCCAAACCTCCTATAGGCCTTTTGGTGATGTCCGAGGAAAGATTGGGGTGTGTTGGTATTGACTGGTTGAATACGGGGGCGTTATCGGTTATTTTTACGGTATATTTACCGGGATGCCTTGCGATTTCCATGGTTATCCTGCCTTTTTTACCTTTAAAACCATGTTTTATTATATTTGTTATTGCCTCGTCGGAAGCGAGTTCGATATCGAATAATGTTTTACCGTCAATTTTGTTTTTGACTCCGAACTTGTGTACGAATTTGTGGAGCTTGTCCAGCTCGCTGATTTTTCCCGACAGAATGAGTTTTGCTGTATCCGGACAATGTTTTTTCATATAAATTTAATATCATAAAACGTTATAAAATGACAATAAAATACGGTATCCATTTAAATATGATAGTTTTAATTCCAATGTGGTAAAATGAAATTCCTGTTTTCGGGTATTAAGGAGGTATCTGTTGAAAAAGGGGTGTATTGCCCTGTTTTCGGGAGGACTGGACAGCGTCCTTTCCGCTTTGCTGGTGAGGCAGCAGGGGATCAGGGTCATAGCTTTGAGGTTTATTTCGCCTTTTTTTGAAAAACCCGCTTCCGGAGAAATTGAAGAGATACTTAAAAAAAACGGGATACGGCTTCTAAAAAAAAAGGTAAAGGAACACTATCTTGATTTGGTCGCAAATCCCCGGTTCGGCAGGGGGAAGAACATGAATCCGTGTATTGACTGTAAAGTCTATATGTATGAAGAGGCTGCGCGTATGTTCGGAAAAACCGGGACATCGTTTATAGTCACGGGGGATGTGTTGGGGCAAAGGCCCATGACACAGAGCAGGGATACAATGTATATGATGGATAAAAAATCTTTTTTAAAAGGGTATGTTCTCCGTCCTTTGACCGCCCTTAATTTAAATCCGACGGTTCCTGAGGAAACGGGAATAGTGGACAGGAGTAAATTGATGGGTTTATCCGGCAGAGGAAGGAAAAAACAAATTGACCTGGCCGGGCATTTTGGTATAGAAAAGATTCCTCAGCCTGCGGGAGGCTGTTTGCTTGCCGATTCGAATTTTTCCAGAAAGCTCAGGGATCTTATAAAACATAGAGAATTTTCCTTAAAAGATGTTGACCTGATTAAACACGGGCGTTTTTACAGGAATAAGAACGGCAGCCGTATTATAATAGCGAGGAACGAAAGCGAAAGCCTGCTGTTATGGAACGAACGCGGGGGCAACATGATTAATATGAAGCATTATGATTTCCCCGGCGCGGCGGCGGTTTATATACCCGGAAAAAACAGGGATATTGAAAGCGCCGCGGCCCTGTTATCTTATTTTGGCAAGGGGAGAAATCTTGAGAAGGTGGAGATAGTGTATAAAATTGCCGGAAAAGAAAAGAGATTGTCCGCAACCCCGGGGAGGCCGGAAAAATCCGGGTTTTCGCCTGTATGAAAAAAAGACCGATAGCCTTAACAGTAGCGGGTTCTGATTCGGGAGGTGGAGCGGGTATCCAGGCCGACCTTAAGACTTTCTACGCGTTTGGAGTCTATGGAGCCAGCGTTATAACAGGGCTGACCGCTCAGAATACAATAGAAGTA includes these proteins:
- the rnhC gene encoding ribonuclease HIII — translated: MESKPVTEKRTVNTYTHTKPLSPGETEKLKTVLTEKNFIFSPKPYTVINAKNEGVSVSVYSSGKIVVQGRKTADFVEFILEPLVIKELSFSASFFADNDMAKRIGSDESGKGDFFGPLVVSGVCAYGEEIAEMAKAGVRDSKKIKSEAKIHALEKIIAKNSATETVSISPKRFNQMYMSMKNMNKILAWAHACVIENLIKQTGCKLVVVDKFAPKTTLLQMLKEHGRKARIIQRTKAESDIVVAAASICARAAYLKEMKRLGDKYGVTFPKGGGSDKITDALKTFLSKYGKNELENVAKINFKTSDGFL
- the lpxD gene encoding UDP-3-O-(3-hydroxymyristoyl)glucosamine N-acyltransferase — its product is MKLDKIATLCNGRLNGKPDTEITSFGNLVNPRKGEIIYIISPDYMEKAEITEAEAIIVPEGTRKSKKPTIEVKNPRVAFALVVELFSPEPKPELSIHNTAVIGKNCDIPKNVHIGPYAVISDNCSIGENSIIESHSFLGKNVKIGSGCRIFPGVTIYYNCILGNNIRIHSGVVIGSDGFGYEKDGGAYRKIPQVGNVVIEDNVELGANVTIDRAALGSTRIKNGTKIDNLVMIAHNVEIGKNTLIISQVGIAGSSKVGDNCILAGQVGVGNYAVIEDNVTVGAQCGIPMKKRLRSNEVYLGSPVRKMKEMAEIFALEGMLPRFFSKFKRLRKDLDEMKDQMETDIREKDKS
- the hemW gene encoding radical SAM family heme chaperone HemW, with amino-acid sequence MVAGSAGLYIHVPFCKKKCGYCSFYSVCRGENAGAGFVDALKTEFRKYDALCFDTLYIGGGTPTAVSDMDFDNICDFAFQVSGEKTVEANPESLSSTKISILKEHGFNRLSIGLQSPARKDLKFLGRIHSFGDFRKCFIAARSAGFKNINIDLIYGLENQSLKEWLKNLEKITAYEPEHISCYCLSIEKDSGFYESAGENPIRLPCDDITASMFIETHKFLADTGYIHYEISNFAKKAKECAHNINYWKNGQYAGLGPSAWSFIDNIRFRNISDLNGYLASSGAGESCIEEEDRVDARVRFYETICIGLRMKAGVNIENVSNTYDIDFWGCYREIFNKLNEDGFLFMEDGFLKPTLKGMLFHNTIAAEFVLL
- a CDS encoding ATP-binding protein yields the protein MKKHCPDTAKLILSGKISELDKLHKFVHKFGVKNKIDGKTLFDIELASDEAITNIIKHGFKGKKGRITMEIARHPGKYTVKITDNAPVFNQSIPTHPNLSSDITKRPIGGLGIYLIHQVMDKVYYSNSGDKNILVFEKTAR
- a CDS encoding tRNA 4-thiouridine(8) synthase ThiI, producing the protein MKKGCIALFSGGLDSVLSALLVRQQGIRVIALRFISPFFEKPASGEIEEILKKNGIRLLKKKVKEHYLDLVANPRFGRGKNMNPCIDCKVYMYEEAARMFGKTGTSFIVTGDVLGQRPMTQSRDTMYMMDKKSFLKGYVLRPLTALNLNPTVPEETGIVDRSKLMGLSGRGRKKQIDLAGHFGIEKIPQPAGGCLLADSNFSRKLRDLIKHREFSLKDVDLIKHGRFYRNKNGSRIIIARNESESLLLWNERGGNMINMKHYDFPGAAAVYIPGKNRDIESAAALLSYFGKGRNLEKVEIVYKIAGKEKRLSATPGRPEKSGFSPV